The DNA sequence AGCCATCGCAACGATGGTAGTGATGCTGACTGGTCTGGGAGCTGTGAGAGTCAGTGCAGATCAAGCGACAGCTCCTGTAAGCAATTCTGTTCCAAGCAATCAAGCGAGAGACGAAAATCTTGCTGAAGCGACTGAAACTAGTTCCATCACTGATGGTAAAACTGCTGAAACGACAGCAGCACCTGAGGCTAAGTCTCAGGTGCAAGGAGGTATTGAAAATACTGTTCCAGAAGGTGCTCAGTCTGCTTCTGCCGAGGGAGAGCAACAAGAAGTTACCGACAAGAGCGCTGAAAGCTCTACAGTTGATGCTAATACCGGGGCGGCAGCTGTTTCAGACTCTAACAGTTCAGAAATTTCAGAAGCCAATTCTGACGCTGACTTGTCTAAACATCAGAAAGATCAGAACAGTTCTGAAACAGTTAATGAGAACTCTCCATTCGACCAAAACGCTCGAATGGATACTGAGAACACGGCCATCACAGCACCTGCTGCCGCTGGCTGGTACAAAGGGGATAGCGGTAAATTTTACAGTGACAGCAACGGTCAAAACCTAATCGGCTTCCAAACGATTGATGGTCTTCTCTATTATTTCCAAGATAATGGACAACTGGTTGAAAACCAATTCTTCACACCTGACCATGGATCAACTTGGTACTGTGCTGATGAAACTGGCCAACTTCTGACAGGATTGAGAACTTTTCAAGGGAATACCTACTTCTTTAGGCCAGATGGTTCTCAGGTCAAGGGAGCTTATGCCGAAGTCGATGGAAATTGGTACTATCTTGATAAAGATAACGGTCAGCCGTTAAAATCTTGGCAAACCATCGATGGTACCAAACGTTACTTTGACGATAATGGTGTCCAAGCTAAGAACATTGATAAGACAATCGACGGCCTGCTCTATCATTTTGACGATAACGGCAATCCATCGGGTAACCAAAATGAAGAACACCCTAGCATCACTGGCCATTTTGAAAGGTCTGACAATGGCTACGGTCACGTCTTTATTGATGATAAAACTGGCCAGAAGGTCAGCGGTATTCAGTATATCAACGGTGAGGAATATCATTTTTCAAAAATCTATTATAATAATTTCCTTGTTAAAATTGGCAAAGATGGCAAAGCCTATGATTATCGAGGAGAATTGCTGACCCCTGGTCTTACATTAGATGATGTTTCAGGCTATGTTGATCCTATCTTAATCAATGATGACCATACGCTGGCGCGCAACAAACTTTATTGGGGTTCTATTAACTATCATCCACTGCGGCCCCACCTTGGCGATATTAAAACAGGCTACCTCTATTTTGACCAAGAGGGGTATGCCGTTAGAGACAAGTTAATAACCGTTGACGGTAAGACCTACTACTTCAGTCAAGACGGTTTTGCCATTACCAACAGCAGCCAGACTATTGATGGTAAGACCTACTACTTTAATGAAGACGGTAATCCCATCACCAGCCAATATAAAGAAATAGGGGGCAATTGGTACTATTTTAACAAAGAAGGTCACATGTTAACCGGCTGGCAGATCATTGATAATACCCAGCGCTATTTTGATAAAGACGGCGTACAGGCCAAAAATGGCGATTACACTATTGATGGTACCCTCTATCACTTCGATGCCGATGGCAATCCATCATCTGGTAAGCAAAATGAAGAACACCCTAGCATCACCGGTCATTTTGAAATGTCCAGCAATGGTTACGGTCACGTCTTTATTGATGATAAAACTGGCCAAAAGGTCAGCGGCGTTCAGTATATCAACGGCGAGGAATACCATTTTTCAAGACTTTATTATAATAATTTCCTCGTTAAAATTGGCAAAGATGGTAAGGCCTATGATTATCGGGGAGAATTGCTGACCCCTGGTCTTAAATTAGACGATGTTTCAGCTAATGTTGATCCTATCTTAATCAATGATGACCATACGCTGGCGCGCAACAAACTTTATTGGGGTTCCATTAACTATCATCCACTGCGGCCCCACCTTGGCGATATTAAGACCGGTTACCTCTATTTTGACCAAGAGGGTTATGCCATTAGAGAGAAACTGGTGACAGTCGATGGTAAGACCTACTACTTCGGTCAGGACGGTTTTGCCATTACCAACAGCAGCCAGACTATTGATGGTAAGACCTACTACTTTAATGAAGACGGTAACCCTATCACCAGCCAATATAAAGAAATAGGGGGCAACTGGTATTACTTTGACAGGGAAACTGGTCAAGCACTGACTGGCTGGCAAACCATTGATAATACCCAGCGCTATTTTGATAAAGACGGCGTGCAGGCTAAAAATGGAGACTATACTATTGATGGTACCCTCTATCACTTCGATGCCGATGGCAATCCCAGTCGCATAGACTAATTCTGATTAGTTCCTTCTTCCGCTTTAGATAGATACTAAAGAAGCCCCGATTCCAGATGGAGTCGGGGCCGTTTTTTATGGACAAGCCTTTATGAACACCTTTGAAACTCAAAATGCTACACTGTTGGCTTCGCCATGCTCCACTTTAGGATACAAACTAGGCTTGACTTATTTTCCACAGACTACCTGCGGCTTTTCTCCTACTCCTAGTTTCATTTTGATTTTCTTTGAGAATGAGTGCTGTATCTTTGACGCAGCCAAGCTTTTCTGATTTCTTCAATCAGGAAGATTGGAATTGGACAGAGTATGAGGATACCCCATTCTAAGCTGGAGATTGGCGCAGTGTTAAAGAGACCATTGAGGAAAGGAATATAAGCCAAAAGGCTAAAGAGGAGGATTTCGAGGGCCAGACCCAAGTTGATGGTACGGTTAGTAAAGAAACCTCGCTTAAAAATGGACTGACTCTGGGTCCGACAGTTCATCACCTGACCAATTTGGCAAAAGATGATAGCGCCCAGAGTCATAGTGGTTGCTTCCCGGTAGAGCTCTCCGCTTGCAGGCAGGTCCGTTAAACTTTGACCGTGCAGGGCAAAAACCGCAAAGAAGGCAAGCATCGCTACTAGGGCCTCCATACCACCATACCAGAGAAAGGATTTTACTAGCATCTTAGGATTGATGAGGCGATCAGTCTTGGCTCGGGGCGGCTGGTTCATAATACCTTCTTCCGGCTGTTCAACGCCCAATCCCAAGGCAGGCATCATATCACTCCCTAGGTCTATAGCTAGAATTTGCATAACGCTCAAAGGCAGAGGGACAAGACCTTTAGAAAAGAGAAAGACCGCCGATGGCACCGCTTCAGAAGTGTTACTATTAAAGATATAGCTGAGGAATTTGCGCAAGTTACTATAAATGGCTCGACCTTCTTCAATGGCTCTAACGATGGAGGTGAAGTGGTCATCCGTCAGAATCATATCCGCCGATTCCTTGGCCACATCGGTACCGGTAATCC is a window from the Streptococcus criceti HS-6 genome containing:
- a CDS encoding KxYKxGKxW signal peptide domain-containing protein; the protein is MEIKRRVKMHKVKKHWVAIATMVVMLTGLGAVRVSADQATAPVSNSVPSNQARDENLAEATETSSITDGKTAETTAAPEAKSQVQGGIENTVPEGAQSASAEGEQQEVTDKSAESSTVDANTGAAAVSDSNSSEISEANSDADLSKHQKDQNSSETVNENSPFDQNARMDTENTAITAPAAAGWYKGDSGKFYSDSNGQNLIGFQTIDGLLYYFQDNGQLVENQFFTPDHGSTWYCADETGQLLTGLRTFQGNTYFFRPDGSQVKGAYAEVDGNWYYLDKDNGQPLKSWQTIDGTKRYFDDNGVQAKNIDKTIDGLLYHFDDNGNPSGNQNEEHPSITGHFERSDNGYGHVFIDDKTGQKVSGIQYINGEEYHFSKIYYNNFLVKIGKDGKAYDYRGELLTPGLTLDDVSGYVDPILINDDHTLARNKLYWGSINYHPLRPHLGDIKTGYLYFDQEGYAVRDKLITVDGKTYYFSQDGFAITNSSQTIDGKTYYFNEDGNPITSQYKEIGGNWYYFNKEGHMLTGWQIIDNTQRYFDKDGVQAKNGDYTIDGTLYHFDADGNPSSGKQNEEHPSITGHFEMSSNGYGHVFIDDKTGQKVSGVQYINGEEYHFSRLYYNNFLVKIGKDGKAYDYRGELLTPGLKLDDVSANVDPILINDDHTLARNKLYWGSINYHPLRPHLGDIKTGYLYFDQEGYAIREKLVTVDGKTYYFGQDGFAITNSSQTIDGKTYYFNEDGNPITSQYKEIGGNWYYFDRETGQALTGWQTIDNTQRYFDKDGVQAKNGDYTIDGTLYHFDADGNPSRID